CAGCGACCCTAGCGGAGGCATCTGTCATCTGGCCAGAGGCTCACGCGGCCGACCGGGCCGACCGGTGGGTGTGCGCGCCGCTTGTGCAGGACCCTCCTGGTGGGCCCTGCCCCCACTCGTCCTCCCTGCTGGTCCCGCCCCTCCCGCCCTGCggtggtgctggggggggggggcgggtctcAGGCTCGGTAGGGCGGGTGAGGGGGGCTGGCCGCCCGTGTCTGGGCTGTGGCCGCCCTCGCCCTGGTTCCAGGCCCGCGGCTGCTGTCACCCGGCTGGCGCGTGTGGTTTCTGTTCCCTCCTGGTGCAGTTCGTTCGTCAGACACCATAGCAGTTCTTTGGCCGTATTTTTACTCTcgtctctgcctttttttttttcttcccattctcttcATGTTAAATTGCTCTGTTGAGAATTTTAGAAGGCTCTCTTCTGTTACGTCATCAGAAAGTTACCTTGTCTTGAAGATCTGCCCGTTTTCTGAATCACTTCATTGCTTATTTACAGCAATAAAATCCTGTGTCGCTTACGTTGTCAAGCACATTTTACGTCCTGGCTGTCGCCTTACATTTACAGgttggtcttggggcgcctgggtggctcagccggttgagcgtccgactctggatttgggctcaggtcacgatctcggggtcgtgggactgagccctgcgtcgggctctgtgctgagggtggagcctgctggagattctctccccctccctgcccctctctctcaaataaaaacaaaataagatgaaaattgGTCTTTCAACGTACCCAAACACACAAGCCCTACAGTAAGCGTGAGACCGTCTCTGTTAGCGTTGCtggagagggagcaagagaggggcCGCCACCGGAGACCCCAGGAGGCGCTAGAGCCTTCCCGCGGAGTGAGGCGGGCTTTCCGGGCTGCTGGGCCTCACCAGTCACACCCTCGCTGTTGGTTTTTTCCAGTGGATTCTGTGGCTGGCCCTGCGGGGGTCATACAGAGGCTGGGGCCCTGCCACGCTTCCAAGGCCCGAGTTCCAGAACTCACAAAAGGGAGAGGCAGCGGCAGGGCAGTGAGTATCCTACTCACACTCAAAGCCGGTGGGGATTCTGTAGATGATTCTGGAAGGCCAAGGTGGGCCAAGCCCTGTATCCAAGTCCAGAAAGCAGCTTAGGAGCGACGGGGTAACAAGAAAGTGTTAGTCACACGATCTCGAAAAGCTTAGACCCCGCTCCCAGTGCAGGGGCAGCGGCCAGATGGAGCCCGTCTGGCTGCGGGGTGGTGTCTGAAAAGGGTGCCCGCCGTGGGAGGACACGTGCCAAGGCCCAGCGTGGCTGTGGGTCCGAGGTCCCTTCCAGGAGCATTGCGGGGTcccagcacccctggcctctgctCTGGATCACGGGCACCTGGCTCTGTCTCGCATCCCTCCAGAGCTACTCGCTTGCCCGACTCGCGTGCGCCAGCCTacggctgcctggaggaggccgAGGCCCACAGGGGACACACAGAGCCAGGGGAGAGGTCACCCGGCGGGAGGCGTGGGCTGGTGCTTGCCCCTGCTGCCCTGCGGGACGAGCGTGCCCCTGGCTGAGCGGAGAGAAGGTGGTGGGTGGGGACGAGGGAAGGACACTGGGGGACGGCCCCAGCTGGGCAGGACTGACGGGTTTGCCCCGGGTCACGTGCAGTCTGGCTGTCCTGTGATCAGAAGCCCTCCTCCGGGCGGGGGGGAAGCTGAGCGTCGTCAGCGGCAGGATGGCCCGTCGCGGCAGGTCTGGAGCGACTCTTGGCTTGTGTTAGAGAAGAAACCCGAGCTCGTCCCTTTGGTGACGATGTGGCCATTTGGAGTCCCTTGTCTTCAGTGCCGGTCACACGGCCGCTGCACTCAGTCTGTTCCCTGCGCGCTGGGGTGAGGGAGGCCTCCCCCGCAGCGCAGCGCCGTGGTCCCTGCCCTCCCGGGCGCTGCGGGGCCTGGACACCTGTCCCCCGGAGCCCAGCTGCCGGTTCCCTCTGTTTCCCTTACTCCCAGGAGCATTTGGGGGCATTTCCGGGGCCTGGCGGTGACCGCCTTTAATCCATATCCGACCCGCACCATCCACATCCCGCTTCAGCCTCGTCCCGATGCACGTGTGGCCGTGTCACTGAGGGACTCGAGGCGTCCCTCGTGGGGGCCTCCCCCCCTGCTCGGCCGCCACGTCACCTACTTCACCTAGAAAGCGATGCTCGCATGTCGGGGCCGCTTCCCGTTAGTTCCAGCCGTGGAATCACGTGGTCCTTCCGGGACACCGACCCGTGGTTCCGGCACCAGAACTGGGGGTCCTTAGGTGGCTGCCCTAGCGTGGCCGTTCGGGCTCTGACCGCTGCCCCCGGCGTCCCCGAGATGCCCCCCGAGCTCATGCCCTGTCCCTGGCCTGTGGGACCCGGAGCCCACCTGTGCCTGCGACGCGTCACCCCCCCAGCCGCGGGGCGGGAGGGCGGCTCTCCCGGCAGCACCCCGAGCTGGGTCCTGACGCTCCTTCCCTCCTAGTGCCCGAGGTGCATGCAGTGTGACGCGAAGTTTGACTTCCTGACCAGAAAGGTGAGCTGAGGCCGTCGGGTGGGGGGCCAGGCCGGCATTGAGCCCCTTGGGGGGCGGCCGACGCACCTGAGTGTCCTGGGGGCTGCCTGAGAACAGCAGACGGTGACCCATGCCACCAGCTGGGCGCCGCCACACCCGCGGGTCTTGCCCTCAAAGGGGTGTCGTCCTCTGAAGAGGTGGGGCGTCCTGGCAGGTGGGCTGCGGGACGCAGGGCGCCCTGCCGTGTGCGCGGCGCCCTTGGCAGCTCCTCCTTCCAGTGGCGAAGACCAGCACGGGGCCGCGTGTGTAGACGGGTGGTcccgagggggggggggcgcggggggcagTCCTCTGTCCCCTCAGCACCACCCCTGCGCCCGCAGCACCACTGTCGCCGGTGTGGGAAGTGCTTCTGTGACAAGTGTTGTGGCCAGAAGGTGCCGCTGCGGCGCATGTGTTTTGTGGACCCTGTGCGGCAGTGCGCCGAGTGCGCCCTGGTGTCGCACAAGGAGGCGGAGTTCTACGACAAGCAGCTCAAGGTGCTTCTGAGTGGTAAGCTCGGGTCGTCGCCGGGTCCTGGGTGTCCGTCTGGCGGGCGACCTGGAAGAGTGctgtcctcccaccccccccccccgcccccagcttccCATGGAAGGATCGAGCCGCCTCTGCTCTACGGAAACAGGAATACGGCCTAAAGTGGCAGCCTGACTCCGCAGGGCTTGGGACGGCCATCGGGTGTGGGGCCCTGGGCCAGGGTGGAGCATGTGCGGACACGGGGCCCTGTGACGTGGGTGGCATCAGAGGAGGTGCTCCACGGACTGTGGATCTCCCTCCCCAGGAGCCTCTGAAggccgacccccccccccccccccgtgtttcTCCCTTCTGCCACCTGTCCCACGATCCTTCCGGGCCGGTTCTGTGCACCTTCTGTCCCGTTCCGGTGCCGCCCTGGCTCCCCCGGGAGCGTGTGGGTGCCTTGTGGGGAAGGATGGGACGTTGCCGGCAGCATGGAGGGTGCGCAGAACCTCTCCCGATAGCAGCGCCCTGTGCTTTACAAAACTGCAGCATCTCCTCCGTCATGGCCTTGCCGCCTCACCTCGGGGACCTGCGGGCACAGCCACCGCCGTTGACTCACTTGGTCTCATCTCGTCCCGTGTGCGCGCCTCCCCGGGAGCTGGCCTTGCCGGGCCGGGGGGcggtgaggggtggaggggctcGTTGTGTTCTCACGTTTGTTTTTGTATCCTAAGGAGCTACTTTTCTCGTAACTTTTGGAAACTCTGAGAAGCCAGAAACCATGGTTTGTCGTCTCTCCAACAACCAGAGGTGAGAGGCAGAGGCTGCTGGGCACGGACAGCCTTGTCACATCGGCCCCGGGGTAATGTGGTGCGGACACCCTTTTTCCTAGGTACTTGCTTCTGGATGGGGACAGCCGCCACGAGATTGACATTGCGCACATTTCGACTG
This region of Lynx canadensis isolate LIC74 chromosome B3, mLynCan4.pri.v2, whole genome shotgun sequence genomic DNA includes:
- the ZFYVE21 gene encoding zinc finger FYVE domain-containing protein 21 isoform X2 encodes the protein MSSEVAARRDAKKLVRSPSGLRMVPEHRAFGSPFGLEEPQWVPDKECPRCMQCDAKFDFLTRKHHCRRCGKCFCDKCCGQKVPLRRMCFVDPVRQCAECALVSHKEAEFYDKQLKVLLSGATFLVTFGNSEKPETMVCRLSNNQRYLLLDGDSRHEIDIAHISTVQILTEGFPPGGGNARATGMSLRFAAPGAEGLTQLKLTAGEDAHASRRQSTAWLAAMHKATKLLYESRDQ